The sequence TACGTCTCAAAGTGCTTGGTCGGGTGCTGGTCGCTGCTTTGGCAGTGACTGAAAGACATGCAGATGTTACTTTGGGCTTCATAGAACCAGGTCACTTTCTCCAAGTCACTCCCACAATCCTCTGGATTGTTAGGGGGCTTGAGACACTCCTCTGGGAGACACCGGCTCTGGTTGTTAGAATCTGGCCTTTTGGGTGGCTCTGTGGGCAGCACGGTCAGAGGGTGGTGGGCCTGCACTGAGCCGGAAGGGTTCCGAGCCGTGCAGGTGTAGATGCCCGAGTCGCGCATTTCAGCATTATAGATGACCAACTGACCCACGTTTGTGACCACCATGTTCCCCTGAACGTGATTGCGCCTCATGACCACCCTCTGCACCTTGTCGGGAAGATGCTTCTCCCAGGTGATCTCAGGCGGCGGTTCCCCGGTTACATCACACAGGAAGCTGGCAGTGTTGCCCACATTTACGGTCTGGAGGTGCGGCAGGCTCAGGACAACAGGCGCTTGAGGCTCGAAAGGAGACGGGACAGTCACCTGCAGGGGGGCGGTTGTCGGGCGGGGAGTGGTTACCAGGGGCAACGCTGGGCTTGTGCTCGGCCAGGTGAGGTGGAAGCGACAGGCGACGACAGAGAGGCTGATGCCCTTGGAGCACGCCTCCGCGTCCATGTAGCACTTGTTGTAGTAGGTCATGCCGTCAGACGCGCACGTGAACTGAGGCTCCCTCTCACAACGATCGCGGCATTTACACACCGGCTGCCCGTCCCAGATGTCACACTGTGACCCCTGCTGGGTGCACATGAAGGTGGCACAGGTGGCTTCCTGGGGCATCCCCACGGGGCCATTCTCGCCAACCATGTGTCTTGATGCCACACAACTACGATTCCCACACACATTTTGGCAACACTTCTCAAAGGATTCACAATCCTGGAAGACAAGAGGGAAGCAATTACTTTGCTGCGTGtcacttgttgtttttttcaacacaGCGGTACCTCAGCATACAGTAGAAAGGGGATTCAGATGACCCGATTTGTCGTTTACCTGACACAGGAAATGTGACGAATTAAGGGGGTGCAATATCCACTTCAGCCGCCAGATgatatattaattattatattaattatttatatattaaaatgtgttttgtggcaattccaaccttggccacagcgtcagttgctataaagagtagcgctttccatcattttcatcaAACTGTATTGTAAAATGATTAATACCATACTGAAGCAGTgcgtctaacgccagccaaggatgttaatatatataataatatctaaacggcggacatttatccatgagaaTATGGTgaagctgatggtgtgtttggcggagaagcagctggaagaaaataccgtagaagtccactctccaaggtaaatactgtacattattattacattaattcataaaactactgtagttggcagtagtacattctattgtgtggtttttttaaacaatatttcctATCGAAAAGTGTGTATTTCTTTCTAAAAGACATGTTCCAAGTTATAATTGTCCTGTTTTATGGTGGTGGGGGCAAGCAACAAATGAAGTTGATTTTAATTACTTTCCATGGAAGACATTCATTtgaaatacaagtgttttgagttttaaaaaaaatagttgaacTTCATCCCACAAATTCCACCTAGCAGCAAGTAATTGTGCAAGTTTAATAATATAGTGATTATCAAAATGAGTCACATCATAgactttttaacattttaacgCAACAACTAACTCAGTCAACTTGGTTTCGGATCAAAACCAGCATTTGCAGTATCGTCCACCTCTACATTGTCGCAGCGTATTATAAATGAAGCCAAATCGTAACGACTGAAACTTTTTAAAAACTTcagcggaaaaacaaaaaaatgtctgAGGCTTGAAGTACTCCAATTATTGTGCTATGCAGTATTCTTCAATTTCCAAATAGAAGCAATAGAGTAGAATGCATGTTTTATCTCAAGTTCTCTATATAAAAGAGTCattatttagtattattattattataaagtcataatatcaaaaatttaatatataatatgttaaaattatatttttttaaaccagaTGAATCACACTctagaatttggattaatcatgatttattACTAGTGCTTACTCGCTTGCATTGTTTAAAGTAGCtttaaaaaataaccaaatagttgtacacaaatgcaattttgttgtcagacccagcaggcacaagacattgatacaacgttgattacacatacatgtcctttaaaactgactttgaaacaatgttgcaaaatagtttgtaaattgagacaatgttgatgtcaaatatatccatgttgttggttgggaaatgaccacatttcaatggtcaaatcaatgtcagaacccaacatggaTTAAActtcgacaaaaagcatgttgtttctacgttatgtttgagttgctcaacatcaggacctgattcaacaagttctcaacgttgttttaatgtcgtgTGCCTGCTGGGAGAATGTCATctaggaacattttttaaatgttttagttgaatgcatgtcattaaaCTGCAcaaaaaacttggtaacagtctaTCTAAAGTGCTTTCTtgctgtattttgaagtgaaatttgccagcgagcacaccagtcgcaGTCTCCttactcatttttgtactgaccTGTGCATTGATGTGATCACTGAGAGCTTGTTCGGTCAAAATAAAtggcatgattaatctaagtgtgttcaGGATGATTGGTCACTTCAATTAACTCTTTAATTTTGACAGCACTAAAAAaactgtttacaaatacaaataaatacaattagattttttttttttttttccaaaaaaggaAATACTCAATACATATTTGGATTTTTAACAATAAAACAGGTG is a genomic window of Nerophis lumbriciformis linkage group LG11, RoL_Nlum_v2.1, whole genome shotgun sequence containing:
- the wfikkn2b gene encoding WAP, Kazal, immunoglobulin, Kunitz and NTR domain-containing protein 2, whose protein sequence is MWWMLFPRWIWFLASVWMEVAAHTSYSHAGMCPNDMNPNLWVDAMSTCTRECQSDQDCESFEKCCQNVCGNRSCVASRHMVGENGPVGMPQEATCATFMCTQQGSQCDIWDGQPVCKCRDRCEREPQFTCASDGMTYYNKCYMDAEACSKGISLSVVACRFHLTWPSTSPALPLVTTPRPTTAPLQVTVPSPFEPQAPVVLSLPHLQTVNVGNTASFLCDVTGEPPPEITWEKHLPDKVQRVVMRRNHVQGNMVVTNVGQLVIYNAEMRDSGIYTCTARNPSGSVQAHHPLTVLPTEPPKRPDSNNQSRCLPEECLKPPNNPEDCGSDLEKVTWFYEAQSNICMSFSHCQSSDQHPTKHFETYDECMQCCGPELSSPCDLPSLQGPCKAYEPRWAFSSSLRQCQSFIYGGCGGNDNNFDSKEACGETCPYPKKHDCKACKPRGKIVTSFCRSDFVILGSMTELTEEKDSGHALVTVEEILKDDKMGLRFFGKEPLEVTFLNMDWSCPCPNIRAAAEGQVIIMGNVNEGMATLQPHNYVGVSSPRRVRKLREVISKNTCDILKAITNSPQ